A window of Aerococcus urinae contains these coding sequences:
- the truB gene encoding tRNA pseudouridine(55) synthase TruB, producing MDGIIPLWKERGMTSHDCVNALRKLLKTRRVGHTGTLDPNVSGVLPICVNKATKMANWITDKEKVYQGEITLGFQTETEDLDGEIVRQTPVKEAVDGQLIQKAMDSMLGTITQVPPMYSAVKVNGRKLYEYARKGEEVERPKRKVQVYKFDLVEPCLYDKDQQLQTFHFRVRCGKGTYVRTLASDLGKKLGFAATMTDLTRIASSPFTQSQCFTLSEIEDQISQGKNDFIFPIDFLIQDLAHIEISGQLEKLVSNGAVLNKNNLAEEHRDQLPVAFYGQQGLIAIYGQHPSDEEQMKPLRMLI from the coding sequence ATGGATGGCATAATTCCTTTATGGAAGGAAAGAGGGATGACTAGTCACGATTGTGTCAATGCCTTACGTAAATTGTTAAAGACCAGACGGGTGGGCCATACCGGTACCTTGGATCCCAATGTGAGCGGCGTATTACCAATTTGTGTGAATAAGGCGACAAAAATGGCTAATTGGATCACTGATAAGGAAAAGGTCTATCAAGGAGAAATTACCCTAGGCTTTCAAACAGAAACAGAAGATTTGGACGGGGAAATTGTTCGTCAAACACCTGTCAAAGAAGCTGTCGATGGACAGCTTATTCAAAAAGCTATGGATAGCATGTTAGGCACAATTACTCAAGTCCCTCCCATGTATTCTGCTGTCAAGGTCAATGGTCGTAAGCTATATGAATATGCTCGCAAGGGTGAAGAAGTAGAGCGCCCTAAAAGAAAGGTTCAAGTTTATAAATTTGACTTAGTAGAGCCTTGTCTTTACGACAAAGACCAGCAACTTCAAACCTTTCATTTCCGTGTTCGCTGTGGCAAGGGCACCTATGTGAGGACCCTAGCATCTGATCTAGGGAAAAAATTAGGCTTTGCTGCGACCATGACCGACCTTACGCGCATAGCTTCTAGTCCCTTTACCCAATCACAATGCTTTACTTTATCTGAAATTGAAGATCAAATTAGTCAAGGAAAAAATGATTTTATTTTTCCCATCGATTTTTTGATCCAAGACTTAGCTCATATTGAGATTAGTGGCCAATTAGAAAAACTCGTCAGCAATGGAGCAGTTCTAAACAAAAATAATTTGGCCGAAGAACATCGAGACCAATTGCCGGTGGCTTTTTATGGCCAGCAAGGACTTATAGCTATTTATGGACAACATCCCAGTGATGAAGAACAAATGAAACCGTTAAGAATGCTAATATAA
- the ribF gene encoding riboflavin biosynthesis protein RibF: MQVITIHHPIDQNLKNNEGIVLALGFFDGVHRGHQAVIKAARKEAFKRKLPLAVMTFNISPLIVNQNLHPNQMKYLTQNQEKMLLLEKFGVDRVYLVDYTSAFSNQSPKAFVDNYLVGLNAKVVVAGFDYTYGAKAIANMKNLPDYAEDRFKIIEVPVLNENNNKIASKHIRKELTEGSLEEANQALGYPYFFRGLVINGFKRGRTLGFPTANIFTQVSTLIPKVGVYLVQCQINHQLFWGMASIGYNVTFGDDNDKTIEINLFDFESEIYGEEMLVFWYEYLRGEKKFSSVEAMVEQLNQDKSDCLSRLQKYENYQN; encoded by the coding sequence ATGCAAGTAATAACCATTCATCATCCCATAGACCAGAATCTTAAAAATAATGAGGGCATCGTTTTAGCTTTGGGTTTTTTTGATGGCGTCCATCGTGGCCATCAAGCAGTGATTAAAGCTGCAAGGAAGGAAGCCTTCAAACGCAAGCTTCCATTAGCTGTGATGACATTTAATATTTCACCTTTAATTGTTAATCAAAACCTTCACCCTAATCAAATGAAGTACCTGACTCAAAATCAAGAAAAGATGCTTTTACTTGAGAAATTTGGGGTAGACCGGGTTTACTTAGTTGATTATACCAGCGCTTTTTCTAATCAAAGTCCTAAAGCTTTCGTGGATAATTATCTGGTTGGCTTAAATGCTAAGGTAGTTGTTGCGGGCTTCGATTATACCTATGGAGCTAAAGCCATAGCCAATATGAAAAACTTACCAGACTATGCTGAAGATCGCTTCAAAATTATTGAAGTCCCCGTATTGAATGAAAATAATAATAAAATTGCTTCCAAACATATTCGCAAGGAACTGACCGAGGGATCGCTGGAAGAAGCTAACCAGGCTCTGGGCTATCCTTATTTCTTCCGTGGTTTAGTCATTAATGGCTTTAAACGTGGTCGTACCCTAGGCTTTCCAACGGCTAATATCTTTACCCAGGTCAGTACTTTAATTCCCAAAGTCGGTGTTTATTTGGTTCAATGTCAAATCAACCATCAGCTATTCTGGGGGATGGCTTCCATTGGATATAATGTCACTTTTGGTGATGATAATGACAAGACCATTGAAATTAACTTGTTTGATTTTGAGTCAGAAATTTATGGTGAAGAAATGCTGGTCTTTTGGTACGAATATTTACGAGGTGAAAAGAAGTTTTCCAGTGTAGAGGCTATGGTGGAACAGTTGAATCAAGATAAAAGTGACTGTCTAAGTCGTCTACAAAAATATGAAAATTATCAAAATTAA
- a CDS encoding baeRF3 domain-containing protein — translation MTVDKRLYRVVKANAEKGSPKISLYMPTHRAAPENQQDPIRYENLLNEVKTQLETNYPDGDWQRTFDHLAKLIDEKVDFWQKNKEGLVILASDQLIEIFRLRQEQEEIAYVGDYFHLVPLLAYYEEAFDVILADIAKDQVQLYLADQYSYEPTEIDEIKSSFYDIYDDNDSENKQTTSRGQGSIHSNQSKSAQVERDRDKYFSYLDQEFDKLAKEVERKILLAGTKENIAAFKKESSSKVYLDTAIEQPISGENHQRIKELLAETLSPLAKDNVKAIEDNIEEARGASLLMEEVEDIQLAAKEGRIAELVIFYGESSTYASLIDELIHQTIINGGEISVVPASSVTETSTYALLRY, via the coding sequence ATGACTGTCGACAAACGTTTATATCGTGTAGTTAAAGCCAATGCTGAAAAGGGGAGCCCGAAAATTTCATTGTATATGCCAACCCATCGAGCTGCTCCGGAAAATCAGCAAGATCCTATCCGTTATGAAAATTTACTCAATGAAGTCAAGACTCAATTAGAGACTAATTATCCCGATGGAGATTGGCAAAGGACTTTTGATCACTTAGCCAAGTTAATTGATGAAAAAGTTGATTTTTGGCAAAAAAATAAAGAGGGCTTGGTGATATTAGCTAGTGATCAGTTGATTGAGATCTTTAGATTACGGCAAGAGCAAGAGGAAATCGCCTATGTAGGAGATTATTTCCATTTGGTTCCTTTATTAGCTTACTATGAGGAAGCTTTTGATGTGATTTTGGCCGATATTGCTAAAGACCAAGTCCAATTATACTTAGCTGACCAGTATTCTTATGAACCGACTGAAATTGACGAAATCAAAAGTTCATTTTACGATATTTATGATGATAATGATTCCGAAAACAAGCAAACGACATCTAGGGGTCAAGGGTCTATTCATTCTAATCAAAGCAAATCAGCCCAAGTCGAAAGAGATCGTGATAAATATTTCAGCTACCTAGATCAAGAATTTGACAAACTGGCTAAGGAAGTGGAAAGAAAAATATTATTAGCTGGAACCAAGGAGAATATTGCTGCCTTTAAAAAGGAATCTTCATCGAAGGTTTACTTGGATACAGCGATTGAGCAGCCCATTAGCGGCGAAAACCACCAAAGAATTAAAGAGCTTTTAGCTGAGACTCTTTCACCACTAGCCAAAGACAATGTTAAAGCCATAGAAGATAATATTGAAGAGGCTAGGGGAGCTTCTCTTCTTATGGAAGAAGTTGAGGATATTCAGCTTGCCGCTAAAGAAGGGCGGATTGCTGAGCTAGTAATATTCTATGGGGAGTCGTCGACTTATGCGAGTTTGATTGATGAATTAATCCATCAAACCATTATCAATGGTGGGGAGATTTCAGTTGTTCCTGCTAGCTCTGTTACAGAGACCTCTACTTATGCCTTGTTACGTTATTAG
- the hrcA gene encoding heat-inducible transcriptional repressor HrcA, translating to MLSKRQIIVLKAIIDAYSQSEEPIGSKSILKLTGLEASSATIRNDMAKLEKLDLIKKMHSSSGRVPTEAGYRFYINYILPKNGGIIDSGLSEAENEKVSEIFQSPYLALDEIVNRSTELLAELTNYVAISLGPDAYHYHLAGFRFVPVTSRQVMLVLVTEEGTVETQIYRLPDSVSMEALEDMANIINRDLIGLSLPSVLVRLKSNYMSYFDESIRRLLYEGSIIEDLLKKMDASRVFVKGKANLYNHLYQSDAYQQVENLNRLFANPNLLDTLIDPGDQGIQVKVGKDMQADGLNHLSIMATNFVGGNNDQQTISVAILGPENMSYLRMAQLFQGVRLQLNHYIDSYYKNDKEEG from the coding sequence ATGTTAAGTAAAAGACAGATTATTGTTTTAAAAGCGATTATTGACGCCTATAGTCAAAGTGAGGAACCGATTGGCTCTAAATCGATTCTAAAACTGACTGGCCTTGAGGCAAGTTCTGCAACTATTAGAAATGATATGGCAAAACTTGAAAAACTTGATTTGATTAAAAAGATGCACTCTTCTTCCGGAAGAGTTCCCACTGAAGCCGGCTATCGTTTCTACATTAATTATATTCTTCCCAAGAACGGTGGAATTATCGATAGTGGATTAAGTGAAGCGGAAAATGAAAAGGTGAGTGAAATATTTCAATCACCTTACTTGGCCTTAGATGAAATTGTCAATCGCTCAACTGAACTTTTAGCTGAGCTAACTAACTATGTGGCGATTTCTTTAGGACCTGACGCTTACCATTATCATTTAGCTGGCTTTCGCTTTGTACCGGTAACTAGCCGGCAAGTGATGCTTGTCTTAGTGACAGAAGAAGGAACAGTGGAAACGCAAATCTATCGTTTGCCAGACAGTGTATCTATGGAAGCTTTAGAGGATATGGCAAATATTATTAACCGTGATTTAATTGGTTTAAGTCTTCCTAGCGTTCTTGTACGCCTTAAAAGTAACTATATGTCCTATTTTGATGAATCAATTCGACGTTTACTTTATGAAGGAAGTATAATCGAAGATTTACTTAAAAAAATGGATGCCTCACGCGTCTTTGTTAAAGGTAAGGCAAATCTTTATAACCATCTCTATCAAAGTGATGCTTATCAACAGGTAGAGAATTTAAACCGTCTATTTGCTAATCCTAACTTATTAGATACACTCATTGATCCGGGTGATCAAGGGATTCAAGTGAAGGTGGGTAAGGATATGCAGGCTGATGGCCTCAATCATTTATCTATTATGGCTACCAATTTTGTTGGTGGTAATAATGACCAACAAACGATTTCTGTGGCTATTCTCGGCCCAGAAAATATGTCTTACCTGCGTATGGCTCAACTATTTCAAGGTGTGAGACTACAGCTCAATCACTATATCGATTCATATTATAAAAATGATAAAGAGGAGGGGTAA
- a CDS encoding type II toxin-antitoxin system PemK/MazF family toxin encodes MAYQPRQKDIVWINFNPSKGHEIQKRRPALIVSSDDYNYATHFVIVCPITNTKRKLKTHLRLKGYQTTGQVMTQQMYSLDVTEAGGREIQYIERLSKKDFHLIKQLIQYNFEF; translated from the coding sequence ATGGCCTACCAACCACGGCAAAAAGACATTGTCTGGATTAATTTTAACCCTTCCAAGGGTCACGAAATTCAAAAACGCCGGCCAGCTTTAATCGTTTCCTCCGATGACTACAACTATGCCACCCATTTTGTCATTGTCTGCCCGATAACCAATACAAAAAGGAAACTTAAAACTCATTTAAGACTTAAGGGTTACCAAACTACAGGTCAAGTGATGACCCAGCAAATGTATTCTTTAGATGTGACTGAAGCGGGTGGAAGAGAAATTCAATACATCGAAAGATTGTCTAAGAAAGATTTCCATCTTATTAAACAACTGATTCAATATAATTTTGAGTTTTAA
- the dnaJ gene encoding molecular chaperone DnaJ, translated as MAKGDYYDILGVSKDASQKDIKRAYRKLAKKYHPDLNHDPGAEEKYKEVTEAYEVLSDENKRKQYDQFGHAGANGGFGGFGNGSYQSYSGQGFSGFEDIFDQFFGGQGGFGGFGSSASQRSRTAPRRGDDLQYTMDLSFEEAIFGKEETISYKREEACQVCEGSGAKPGTSKKTCPTCNGQGVVQQVRNTPFGQMASQTTCSQCQGEGKIIEDPCTNCQGSGREEKTHTVKVKVPAGVEDGQSIRLSGQGSAGYNKGPAGDLYVVFRVAKSNIFQRKGSQISIDLPLNFAQAALGDEVEVPTVHGKVNLKIPAGTQSGDTIRLRGKGAPVLNRDRNGDQLVNIKIITPKHLNDKQKAALRDYAKASGNNVTEEEKNFFDKIKDAFS; from the coding sequence ATGGCTAAAGGAGATTACTATGACATTTTAGGTGTCAGTAAAGACGCCAGCCAGAAAGATATCAAGCGTGCTTACCGTAAACTAGCAAAAAAATACCATCCTGACTTAAACCATGATCCCGGTGCTGAAGAAAAATATAAAGAAGTAACGGAAGCATATGAAGTTTTAAGTGATGAAAACAAACGAAAACAATACGATCAGTTTGGTCATGCTGGTGCAAATGGTGGCTTCGGTGGCTTTGGCAATGGAAGTTATCAATCTTACTCAGGACAAGGTTTCTCTGGCTTTGAAGATATCTTTGATCAGTTCTTTGGTGGTCAAGGTGGCTTCGGTGGCTTTGGCTCGTCTGCTAGTCAACGGTCTAGGACTGCACCTCGCCGTGGGGACGACTTACAATACACCATGGATTTAAGCTTTGAAGAAGCAATCTTTGGTAAAGAAGAAACCATTTCCTATAAACGCGAAGAAGCTTGCCAGGTTTGTGAAGGCTCTGGTGCTAAGCCGGGAACGTCCAAGAAAACTTGTCCAACCTGTAATGGCCAAGGGGTAGTTCAACAAGTAAGAAATACCCCATTTGGACAAATGGCTAGTCAAACCACCTGTAGCCAGTGTCAAGGTGAAGGTAAGATTATCGAAGACCCATGTACTAATTGCCAAGGAAGCGGTCGAGAAGAGAAGACCCATACGGTTAAAGTGAAGGTTCCAGCCGGTGTAGAAGATGGGCAATCGATACGTCTTTCCGGACAAGGTTCAGCTGGCTACAATAAGGGGCCAGCCGGTGACCTCTATGTGGTCTTCCGGGTAGCTAAAAGTAATATCTTCCAAAGAAAAGGGTCGCAAATCAGTATTGACTTGCCTCTAAACTTTGCCCAAGCTGCTCTGGGTGATGAAGTTGAGGTTCCAACCGTTCACGGCAAAGTGAACCTTAAAATTCCTGCTGGTACACAAAGTGGCGATACCATCCGTTTACGTGGCAAAGGCGCCCCAGTATTAAACCGTGACCGCAATGGAGACCAATTGGTCAATATTAAGATCATTACACCTAAACATCTCAATGACAAACAAAAGGCAGCTCTTCGCGACTATGCTAAGGCATCAGGGAATAATGTCACTGAAGAAGAGAAGAATTTCTTTGATAAAATTAAAGATGCCTTTTCATAA
- a CDS encoding type 2 periplasmic-binding domain-containing protein — MDLKIIHTEEGPALLLPNEEIFKEYSQWTLKENDDQEDSFILLPRVDNPYRHACDGEFYLGEAWDDYDHKEVD; from the coding sequence TTGGATTTAAAAATTATTCACACTGAAGAGGGGCCTGCTTTACTGCTGCCAAATGAAGAAATATTTAAAGAATATAGTCAATGGACTTTAAAGGAAAATGACGACCAAGAAGATAGCTTTATTTTACTCCCTCGGGTAGATAACCCTTATCGTCATGCTTGTGATGGGGAATTTTACCTGGGAGAGGCCTGGGATGATTACGATCATAAGGAGGTGGACTGA
- the lepA gene encoding translation elongation factor 4: MNDLKERQKRIRNFSIVAHIDHGKSTLADRILQKTGTVSDREMHDQLLDSMDLEQERGITIKLNAVELEYQAEDGQEYIFHLIDTPGHVDFAYEVSRSLQACEGALLVVDAAQGIEAQTLANAYLAVDNDLELVPVINKIDLPAANPEYVRTEIEDIIGIDASEAVLCSAKTGIGIEEILEQIVTKIPAPQGDIEAPLQALIFDSVYDSYRGVVLSVRIENGIVKPGDTIELMSNGKQFDVTDLGIMSPHPISRDYLMAGDVGYITASIKTIQDTKVGDTVTLADRPAAEALPGYRPMMPMVYSGLYPVDSADYVALREALEKLQLNDASLTFEPESSQALGFGYRCGFLGMLHMDVTQERLERDFNLDLIMTAPSVIYHVYKTDGEMVEVSNPSEMPDNTQIDWIEEPYVRAEIMVPKDFVGNVMELAQQKRGNFINMEYLDDIRVNIIYEMPLNEVIFDFFDRLKSGTKGYASLDYQLIGYQKSNLVKLDILLSGEPVDALSTIVHRDFAYDRGRKLAEKLKEVIPRQMFEVPVQAAIGNKIIARTTIKAYRKDVTAKLYGGDVTRRQKLLKKQKEGKKRMKAVGSVEVPQEAFLAILDMDDEK, translated from the coding sequence ATGAATGATTTAAAAGAAAGACAGAAACGCATTAGAAATTTTTCGATTGTGGCCCATATTGACCACGGTAAGTCAACCTTAGCTGACCGTATTTTGCAAAAAACTGGGACGGTTTCTGACCGGGAAATGCATGATCAACTACTAGATTCCATGGATTTAGAGCAAGAACGTGGCATCACTATTAAACTAAATGCCGTTGAATTAGAGTACCAAGCAGAAGATGGCCAAGAATATATCTTCCATTTGATCGATACTCCTGGACACGTCGATTTTGCCTATGAAGTATCACGGAGTCTGCAAGCCTGTGAAGGGGCGCTTTTGGTGGTTGATGCGGCTCAGGGGATTGAAGCTCAAACTTTGGCAAATGCTTATTTAGCAGTGGATAATGATTTAGAGTTAGTGCCAGTCATCAATAAGATCGATCTACCTGCAGCTAATCCTGAATATGTCAGAACTGAAATTGAGGATATTATTGGTATTGATGCCAGCGAGGCGGTCTTGTGTAGTGCTAAGACTGGGATTGGTATTGAGGAAATCCTGGAACAAATTGTAACTAAAATACCTGCTCCCCAAGGGGATATCGAAGCACCTCTCCAGGCATTGATTTTCGACTCCGTCTATGATTCTTATCGGGGAGTCGTTTTGAGTGTGCGAATTGAAAACGGCATAGTAAAACCTGGCGATACCATTGAATTGATGAGTAATGGTAAGCAGTTTGATGTCACTGACCTAGGAATTATGTCGCCTCACCCCATTAGTCGGGATTATTTAATGGCAGGGGATGTTGGCTATATTACTGCAAGTATCAAGACTATCCAAGATACTAAGGTGGGCGATACTGTGACTTTAGCGGATCGTCCTGCAGCAGAAGCTTTACCTGGTTATCGTCCCATGATGCCTATGGTATATAGTGGTCTATATCCGGTAGATTCTGCTGATTATGTTGCGCTTAGAGAAGCCTTAGAAAAGCTGCAATTAAATGACGCCTCTCTAACCTTTGAGCCGGAATCTTCTCAAGCTTTAGGTTTTGGCTATCGGTGTGGTTTCTTAGGTATGCTCCATATGGATGTTACTCAAGAACGACTCGAACGTGATTTCAATCTTGATTTAATCATGACTGCACCATCGGTTATTTACCATGTTTATAAAACCGATGGGGAAATGGTAGAAGTCTCCAATCCTTCTGAAATGCCAGATAATACCCAAATTGATTGGATTGAAGAGCCTTACGTCCGTGCTGAAATTATGGTACCTAAGGATTTTGTTGGAAATGTCATGGAACTTGCCCAACAAAAGCGAGGGAATTTTATCAACATGGAATACCTGGATGATATTCGAGTAAACATTATTTATGAAATGCCCCTGAATGAAGTGATTTTTGACTTCTTTGACCGTCTAAAATCCGGCACCAAGGGCTATGCTTCGCTTGACTATCAACTGATTGGTTATCAAAAGAGCAATTTAGTCAAACTCGATATCTTACTGAGCGGAGAACCTGTCGACGCCTTGAGTACTATCGTCCACCGTGATTTTGCCTATGATCGCGGGCGTAAACTAGCCGAAAAATTAAAAGAAGTGATTCCCCGGCAAATGTTTGAAGTGCCTGTTCAAGCAGCTATTGGCAATAAAATTATTGCCCGTACCACGATCAAAGCTTACCGAAAAGATGTTACTGCCAAGTTATACGGTGGGGACGTCACCAGAAGACAGAAGCTGTTGAAGAAACAAAAAGAAGGTAAGAAGCGCATGAAGGCAGTAGGATCTGTTGAAGTGCCTCAGGAAGCCTTCCTGGCCATCTTGGATATGGATGATGAGAAATAG
- the dnaK gene encoding molecular chaperone DnaK gives MSKIIGIDLGTTNSAVSVLEGGEPVIITNPEGNRTSPSVVAFKDGEIQVGEVAKRQMVTNPNTVASIKRHMGESGYKVHVNDKDYTPEEISAMILQYLKGYAEDYLGESVSKAVITVPAYFNDAQRQATKDAGKIAGLEVERIVNEPTAAALAYGLDKDDKDEQILVFDLGGGTFDVSVLELGDGVFEVLSTAGDNKLGGDDFDQRIVDYLVEEFKKDNGIDLSNDKMAMQRLKDAAEKAKKDLSGVTSTQISLPFISAGESGPLHLELTLTRAKFNELTDDLVDRTTKPVQQALADADLSKSDIDQVILVGGSTRIPAVVDHVKELTGQDPHRGVNPDEVVAMGAAIQGGVITGDVKDVVLLDVTPLSLGIETMGGVFTKLIDRNTTIPTSKSQVFSTAADNQPAVDIHVLQGERPMAADNKTLGRFQLTDINPAPRGVPQIEVKFDIDKNGIVNVSATDKGTGKEQAITIQSNSGLTDEEIDRMMKDAEANAEEDNKRKEEAELKNEVEQIIHQTEKTTKDVEGKADQADIDKANQLKDELKAAQEAGNTDEMKAKKDELMEVLQQLTVKLYEANQAEGQSENQDNNDDDGTVEGDFEEVNDDK, from the coding sequence ATGAGTAAAATTATAGGAATTGACTTAGGAACTACAAATTCTGCCGTTTCAGTATTAGAAGGTGGAGAACCAGTAATTATTACTAACCCAGAAGGCAATCGTACTTCACCCTCTGTAGTAGCTTTTAAAGATGGCGAAATTCAAGTAGGAGAAGTCGCTAAACGCCAAATGGTGACAAATCCAAATACAGTGGCTTCGATTAAACGTCATATGGGGGAATCCGGTTACAAGGTTCATGTCAATGACAAAGATTACACCCCCGAAGAAATTTCTGCTATGATCTTACAATACCTAAAAGGCTACGCTGAAGATTACTTAGGAGAAAGTGTAAGTAAAGCTGTTATTACTGTTCCAGCTTACTTTAATGACGCCCAACGTCAAGCAACCAAAGATGCTGGTAAAATTGCCGGCTTAGAAGTTGAACGGATTGTTAACGAACCTACTGCAGCTGCTTTAGCTTATGGTTTAGACAAAGATGATAAAGACGAACAAATCCTAGTCTTTGACCTAGGTGGCGGGACCTTTGACGTTTCTGTCTTAGAACTCGGTGACGGTGTCTTTGAAGTATTATCTACTGCCGGTGATAATAAATTAGGTGGGGATGACTTTGACCAACGCATTGTGGATTACTTAGTTGAAGAATTTAAGAAGGATAATGGGATCGATCTTTCCAATGACAAAATGGCTATGCAACGTCTAAAAGATGCTGCAGAAAAAGCGAAAAAAGATTTATCCGGAGTTACCTCTACACAAATCAGCTTACCATTCATCTCTGCCGGTGAAAGTGGTCCATTACACTTAGAATTAACTTTAACTCGGGCAAAATTCAACGAACTTACTGATGACTTAGTTGACCGGACCACTAAACCTGTTCAACAAGCCTTAGCTGATGCTGACTTATCCAAATCAGATATTGACCAAGTGATTTTAGTTGGTGGTTCTACTCGTATTCCTGCAGTGGTTGACCATGTTAAAGAATTAACTGGCCAAGACCCACACCGTGGTGTTAACCCTGATGAAGTGGTTGCTATGGGTGCTGCTATTCAAGGTGGTGTGATTACTGGTGACGTTAAAGACGTTGTCTTACTCGATGTTACGCCACTATCCTTAGGTATTGAAACCATGGGTGGAGTCTTCACCAAATTAATTGATCGGAATACGACTATCCCAACCTCTAAATCCCAAGTCTTTTCAACGGCTGCAGATAACCAACCTGCTGTAGATATTCATGTCTTACAAGGTGAACGTCCTATGGCTGCTGATAACAAGACTTTAGGTCGTTTCCAATTAACTGATATTAACCCAGCTCCTCGTGGTGTCCCTCAAATTGAAGTGAAATTTGATATTGACAAAAACGGGATCGTTAATGTTTCAGCCACAGATAAAGGCACCGGTAAGGAACAAGCGATTACCATTCAATCCAATTCTGGTTTAACCGATGAAGAAATTGACCGCATGATGAAAGATGCTGAAGCTAACGCTGAAGAAGATAACAAGCGTAAAGAAGAAGCAGAATTGAAGAATGAAGTTGAACAAATCATCCATCAAACTGAAAAAACTACTAAAGATGTTGAAGGTAAAGCGGATCAAGCAGATATTGATAAAGCCAACCAATTAAAAGATGAACTAAAGGCCGCTCAAGAAGCTGGAAATACTGATGAGATGAAGGCTAAGAAGGACGAATTAATGGAAGTTCTTCAACAATTAACGGTAAAACTTTACGAAGCTAACCAAGCAGAAGGCCAAAGTGAAAATCAAGATAATAATGATGATGATGGTACTGTTGAAGGTGACTTCGAGGAAGTAAATGACGATAAATAA
- the grpE gene encoding nucleotide exchange factor GrpE: MSKVHDKNNQDVDPENIHEDEKSVQDKNKAQDLEQNQNNKADVDKDNESENLADDEKNKIADEDKEVHENDKDSELQSIKKELEEKNDQILRLSAEIKNIQRRNNKERQDAAKYRSQHLAEKLLGAVDNLERALTIEADDEASRSMKRGIEMVLESIQSAFNDEEIKAIDPKGEKFDPNFHQSVSSVPANDGQESDTIVEVYQKGYVIKDRVLRPAMVVVAQ, encoded by the coding sequence ATGAGCAAAGTTCATGATAAGAACAATCAGGATGTTGACCCAGAAAATATACATGAAGATGAAAAGTCAGTCCAGGATAAAAACAAGGCTCAAGATTTGGAACAAAATCAAAATAATAAAGCCGATGTCGATAAGGATAATGAGTCAGAAAACCTGGCTGATGATGAGAAAAATAAAATCGCAGATGAAGATAAAGAAGTCCATGAGAATGATAAAGATAGTGAACTTCAAAGTATAAAGAAAGAACTTGAAGAAAAAAATGATCAAATTCTTCGCTTATCTGCGGAAATTAAGAATATTCAAAGAAGAAATAATAAGGAAAGACAAGATGCTGCGAAGTACCGTTCCCAACATTTAGCTGAAAAACTCTTAGGTGCAGTTGATAACTTAGAACGGGCCTTGACTATTGAAGCAGATGATGAAGCGAGTCGCAGTATGAAACGCGGCATTGAAATGGTATTGGAAAGTATTCAAAGTGCCTTTAATGATGAAGAAATTAAAGCGATTGATCCTAAAGGCGAAAAGTTCGATCCTAACTTCCACCAATCTGTTTCATCTGTTCCTGCCAATGATGGTCAAGAATCAGATACTATAGTTGAAGTCTATCAAAAAGGCTATGTCATCAAAGACCGTGTCTTAAGACCAGCTATGGTAGTCGTTGCACAATAA